The Gammaproteobacteria bacterium genomic interval CGGAATTAACCACAAAAGTAGCCACAAAACGCTACTACCCCCACCACGTGGCAGGCACTGCCGCCAATGCGATTATCACACTGGGGTCAGAGTAAAGTTCAAGGAGAAGTACATAATGGCAAGGAAGCCAAGAGTTGATATGGCAGGTCTCTGTTACCACATTACCCAACGCGGACATAACCGTTCTGCCAGCTTTTTAGACGAGCAGGATTACATATTTTATCTTACCTGTATGCAGTTGGCCGCAGAGAAATATGAAGTTGCCGTTCACGCTTATGTATTGATGGGGAATCATGTCCATCTGCTGATATCCACTCGGAATGATGGTGGCATGTCACGCTTTATGCAGCATATTGACCGTCGCTATGTGAGATATTTCAACTATCATCATGGCCGCAGTGGCACGCTATGGGGAGGGCGCTACCACTCTGAAGTGATACAGACTGATCTCTACCTGTTAGCGTGTTATCGCTATATTGAACTCAACTCAGTACGTGCGGGCATGGTTGCCAGACCAAGCGAGTACCCGTGGTCCAGTGCCCGCTGTCACGGTTTGGCAGAGAATAACCCCTACCTACAGCACCACCCGCTTTATGAGGCTCTTGGCACCAGCCCGGAGTTGCGTTGCCAAAACTATCGCAAACTATTCAGAGCGGGGTCAGAGTAAAAAACAGGCTATTTTTTACTCTGACCCCAGTGTGGGGTTATGTTTTTTTGGCTTTCTGTTTGCCTGCTCGCCAGTAGGCCCAAGCCATTAATGCGCTGCCTGCGGCAACCATCGGCAGGGAGAGTAGCATTCCCATGGTTAGCCACTCGAAGGCGATAAAA includes:
- a CDS encoding transposase, coding for MARKPRVDMAGLCYHITQRGHNRSASFLDEQDYIFYLTCMQLAAEKYEVAVHAYVLMGNHVHLLISTRNDGGMSRFMQHIDRRYVRYFNYHHGRSGTLWGGRYHSEVIQTDLYLLACYRYIELNSVRAGMVARPSEYPWSSARCHGLAENNPYLQHHPLYEALGTSPELRCQNYRKLFRAGSE